Part of the Helicobacter bilis genome is shown below.
CTTAGAAATGAAAGCAATATAAGCTTTAAAGCCTCATCTTTTTCATACACGCCTTGACTTAATTCTTTGAGTATAGATTCTATACGATTTTTGTAGCTCATTGTCGCTCCTTTAAAGTTAATCACAATGTTTTAGCAAAATTGCTTTTCATCGTTTAATAAACGAAATTATAACAAGGAGCTTTGACAGCGTTATGACAAAAAAGTGAAATTTTTTAGAATTTTTGTGGATTTTTAGCTCACAAAATAAGATTAGAAACTTACTTTGTGGGAGTTATGTTGCTATGCTTGATATTCTTTAAGCTTTTCATTCAAGGCTTTAATATTGCTAGAATCTAAAAATTCTTTTAGTTTAGATTCAAACTCTGCTATTGATGTGCTTAACGAATAACGCCATTTTTTATCGTCATTATAGTAAAGCCACCAGCTTGGTGGTTCTCTCTTAATCTTTAAATATTCTTGGATTTTACTCAGTTTATTTGGATTGAGCGTTGAATCTTTGTGAAAAATCCGCACACCATAGAAACTATATTGTTTTAATTTAATGTAGTATTCTGCACAAAAAGCAAAATAATATTCCCCACAATCTTTAGGCTTAATTATAAAGGGATAGCTTAACTCATTCTTTTTCCACTCGTCCATTTTTTCTTTCTTGTTTTCAACGAACTCAAAGCCGTTGTCTTCTATCTCTTTTGCATACTCTTTTATAACTTTTCCTACAAACTTTTCGTGATACAATTCTATGATTTTGTCTTTCTTTTTTAGAATCTCATAGACCATTTTCATATTCTCTTCCATATTATTCTCTGTCAAAAAATGCTCTATACTCATTGTATTCTCCTTTGTTTTTGTAATGATTTGCACGACATCTTTATAAAAGAGCAATGCGGCATTTAGATTTGTGATACAGCCGACTTTTGCTTGTGAGTTTTCTATCCATTTTAGAATCTCATTTTTATACGAGATTGCTTTAAATTTCACTTTATTATCTCCATTTACAAGAGAATCCCCTTGTATTTCCCATTTGCCTAAACTATACCC
Proteins encoded:
- a CDS encoding PD-(D/E)XK nuclease family protein, with product MEYKDLFEKVSGFLKQAEIHKRRGNNDFNPYLQMLSKNDEVRLHSRLIRGFLNPLGKHYQGDVFLEEFLQCVGLREWFGDTRNARVYKEYKNIDVYITNGERHIIVENKIWAEDQLRQIERYIESIANEQSRDSSDTESSEIDSNDMESNELESSESETPQEQGASYDNIAVLYLAPYKRNPSGYSLGKWEIQGDSLVNGDNKVKFKAISYKNEILKWIENSQAKVGCITNLNAALLFYKDVVQIITKTKENTMSIEHFLTENNMEENMKMVYEILKKKDKIIELYHEKFVGKVIKEYAKEIEDNGFEFVENKKEKMDEWKKNELSYPFIIKPKDCGEYYFAFCAEYYIKLKQYSFYGVRIFHKDSTLNPNKLSKIQEYLKIKREPPSWWLYYNDDKKWRYSLSTSIAEFESKLKEFLDSSNIKALNEKLKEYQA